CATAGCGACCATGAGGGTGCGGTTCGCCGTGCGCGCCGCTTCCACCATTCGCTGGGCTTCCGACGCTTTGCGGGCGATGGGCTTTTCGATCAACACGTGTTTGCCCGCCGACAGCGCCGCCAGAGCCACCGCCAGATGGGAATTGGTGGGCGTATTCACGTGCACCGCGTCAATATCGTCGCGGGCCAGCAGACGTTCGGGATCGCGGTAAAAGTGAGGAATCTTGAACTTGTCCGCGATCATCGCCGCCTTGGTCATTTCGAGGTCGGCAATGGCGACGAGTTCCGCGTTGGGATGTTTCTTGACAATCGGGACATGGACGAGCTGCGAGATGCCTCCCGCTCCAATGATACCGATGCGCAGCTTATCCGCCACGGTCGTTCTCTCCGTTATGCAGGACCGAATCGAGATAGGATTGCAAAATGAGGACGGCGGCCGACATGTCCACTCGACCGCGTTGTTTTTTCTGGGAGACGCCGATTTGGGTCAGGGCGCGGCTGGCGTCCTGCGTCGAGTAGCGTTCGTCCCAGCGCCGAACGAGGTAGCCGGCGCGCTCGAGTTCACCGATGAAGCGGTCTACCTGCCGGGCCTTGCGGCCAGCTTCGCCGCGGAGAGTGAGCGGGTAGCCGACGACGATTTGCTCCACGCCCTCTTCTCGAACGGCGCGCGCGAGGCGCGACAACAACTCAGGCGTCGGCCAGACGTCATAGCCGACGGCGAGGGTGCCGCGGTCATCGGAGACGGCGACGCCGGTGCGTTTCTCGCCCCAGTCGAGACCGAAACACCGGGGCACGGCCACGTTAAATCTGATCGAGGGG
This genomic interval from bacterium contains the following:
- the ruvX gene encoding Holliday junction resolvase RuvX; this translates as MPRCFGLDWGEKRTGVAVSDDRGTLAVGYDVWPTPELLSRLARAVREEGVEQIVVGYPLTLRGEAGRKARQVDRFIGELERAGYLVRRWDERYSTQDASRALTQIGVSQKKQRGRVDMSAAVLILQSYLDSVLHNGENDRGG